Proteins co-encoded in one Pseudomonas beijingensis genomic window:
- a CDS encoding Na/Pi cotransporter family protein, with translation MLTLLNLLSAVALLIWGTHIVRTGILRVYGSNLRHVIGQNMSRRWLAFIAGIMVTAMVQSSNATAMLVTSFVGQGLMALTPALATMLGADVGTALMARVLTLDLSWLSPLLIFLGVIFFLSRKQTRVGQMGRVGIGLGLIILALQLIVEAAAPITHAQGVKVIFASLTGDILLDALVGALFAMISYSSLAAVLLTATLAGAAVISLPVAIGLVIGANIGSGVLAFLSTSMQNSAGRQVALGSLLYKLIGLVLIIPVLDPLVGWLDGLDFSPQETVIGFHLLYNTVRCLVLLPSVGPMAKLCAWLLPERPETNGTAKPRHLDPTALATPSLALANAARETLRIGDLIENMLEAMLDVLRGAQTAVTQDVRRMSDDVEALCSAIKLYMAQMPREDLSEQDSRRWAEIIELAINLKLASDLIERMLRKVQQQKTSQRRSFSDVGLEELAGLHSHLIANLRLGLSVFLSADRESARQLLREKRRFRAQERRMAHAHVSRLQRKVVQSLETSSLHLELIADMRRLNSLFCGSAYVVLETAEIGALAVDEISDITHSP, from the coding sequence ATGCTGACCCTGCTGAATTTGCTCTCCGCCGTGGCCCTGCTGATCTGGGGCACGCATATCGTGCGTACCGGCATCTTGCGGGTCTATGGCTCGAACCTGCGCCATGTCATTGGCCAGAACATGTCCCGGCGCTGGCTGGCGTTTATCGCAGGGATCATGGTCACGGCCATGGTCCAGAGCAGCAATGCCACGGCCATGCTCGTCACCTCGTTCGTCGGCCAGGGCCTGATGGCGCTGACCCCGGCCCTGGCGACCATGCTCGGCGCCGATGTCGGCACCGCGCTGATGGCCCGGGTGCTGACCCTCGACCTGTCGTGGCTGTCGCCGCTGCTGATTTTCCTCGGGGTGATTTTTTTCCTCTCGCGTAAACAGACCCGCGTCGGGCAAATGGGCCGGGTCGGCATCGGCCTGGGCCTGATCATCCTGGCCCTGCAATTGATCGTCGAGGCCGCCGCGCCCATCACCCATGCCCAAGGCGTGAAAGTGATCTTCGCCTCGCTGACCGGCGACATCCTGCTCGATGCATTGGTCGGCGCGCTGTTCGCGATGATCTCCTATTCCAGCCTGGCCGCCGTGCTGCTGACCGCGACCCTCGCCGGCGCCGCGGTGATCAGCCTGCCGGTGGCCATCGGTCTGGTGATCGGCGCCAACATCGGCAGCGGCGTATTGGCGTTCCTCAGCACCAGCATGCAGAACAGCGCCGGGCGCCAGGTGGCGCTGGGCAGCCTGTTGTACAAGCTGATCGGCCTGGTGTTGATCATTCCGGTGCTCGATCCACTGGTGGGCTGGCTGGACGGCCTGGATTTCAGCCCCCAGGAAACGGTGATCGGTTTTCATCTGCTCTACAACACCGTGCGGTGCCTGGTGCTGCTGCCCAGCGTCGGCCCGATGGCCAAGCTCTGTGCCTGGCTGCTGCCGGAGCGGCCCGAAACCAACGGCACGGCCAAGCCCCGCCACCTGGACCCCACGGCCCTCGCTACCCCGAGCCTGGCGTTGGCGAACGCGGCCCGGGAAACCTTGCGCATTGGCGACCTGATCGAAAACATGCTCGAAGCCATGCTGGACGTGCTGCGCGGTGCGCAAACGGCGGTGACCCAGGACGTACGGCGCATGAGTGATGACGTCGAAGCCCTGTGCAGTGCCATCAAGTTGTACATGGCGCAAATGCCCCGTGAAGACCTCAGCGAACAGGACAGCCGCCGCTGGGCGGAGATCATCGAACTGGCGATCAACCTCAAGCTGGCCAGCGACCTTATCGAGCGCATGTTGCGCAAGGTCCAGCAGCAGAAGACTTCGCAACGCCGTTCCTTTTCCGATGTGGGCCTGGAGGAATTGGCGGGGCTGCACAGCCACTTGATCGCCAACCTGCGGCTGGGGTTGTCGGTATTCCTCAGCGCCGACCGGGAAAGCGCCCGCCAGTTGCTGCGTGAGAAACGGCGCTTTCGGGCGCAGGAACGGCGTATGGCCCACGCCCATGTCAGCCGTTTGCAACGCAAAGTCGTACAAAGCCTGGAGACCAGTTCCCTGCACCTGGAGCTGATCGCCGACATGAGACGCCTCAATTCGCTGTTTTGCGGCAGCGCCTATGTGGTGCTGGAGACGGCCGAGATCGGTGCGCTGGCGGTCGATGAAATTTCCGACATAACCCATTCGCCGTGA
- a CDS encoding TerC family protein produces the protein MEWLTNPEIWVAFFTLTALEIVLGIDNIIMISILVSRMPKHMQARTRIFGLALAMVTRILLLLSITWVMRLTADLFEVFGQGISGRDLILFFGGLFLLWKSSQEMYHALEGEDETGETPTGKGGSFIYTIVQIAIIDIVFSLDSVITAVGMVSHVPVMVAAIIVAVLVMMLAAGTISAFIDKHPSLKMLALSFLLVVGTVLIAESLDVHVPKGYVYFAMAFSLAVEAFNIKMRTAMARKRKQQDPVKLRKDMPGQ, from the coding sequence ATGGAATGGCTGACCAACCCGGAAATCTGGGTTGCCTTCTTTACCCTGACCGCCCTGGAAATCGTCCTGGGCATCGACAACATCATCATGATCTCGATCCTGGTCAGCCGCATGCCCAAGCACATGCAGGCGCGTACCCGGATCTTCGGCCTGGCGTTGGCCATGGTCACGCGGATCCTGTTGCTGCTGTCCATCACCTGGGTCATGCGCCTGACGGCCGATTTGTTCGAAGTGTTCGGCCAAGGCATCTCCGGTCGTGACCTGATCCTGTTCTTCGGTGGCCTGTTCCTGCTGTGGAAAAGCTCCCAGGAGATGTACCACGCGCTGGAAGGCGAAGACGAAACCGGCGAGACGCCTACGGGCAAGGGCGGCAGCTTTATCTACACCATCGTCCAGATCGCGATCATCGACATCGTGTTCTCCCTGGACTCGGTCATCACCGCCGTGGGCATGGTTTCCCATGTACCGGTAATGGTCGCAGCGATTATCGTGGCGGTGCTGGTGATGATGCTGGCGGCGGGTACCATCAGTGCATTCATCGACAAGCACCCGTCGCTGAAGATGCTGGCGCTGTCGTTCCTGCTGGTGGTCGGTACCGTGCTGATCGCCGAGTCTCTGGACGTGCACGTGCCAAAAGGCTACGTGTACTTCGCCATGGCGTTCTCCCTGGCGGTCGAAGCGTTCAACATCAAGATGCGCACAGCCATGGCGCGCAAGCGCAAGCAGCAGGATCCGGTGAAACTGCGCAAGGACATGCCGGGTCAGTGA
- a CDS encoding CitMHS family transporter gives MLTFLGFAMVITFMFLIMTKRLSALIALIIIPILFALFGGFAPKIGPMMLEGITKLAPTGVMLMFAILYFALMIDSGLFDPAVRKILKLVKGDPLKVSVGTAVLALVVSLDGDGATTYMICVAAMLPLYSRIGMSPRIMAGLIILAGGVMNMTPWGGPTARAASALHVDPSDIFVPMIPAMLAGVVAILAISYMYGKRERARLGELHLAGDEIDHSEISVSQFPDARRPKLIWFNGALTLALMCTLIAGLLPLPVLFMVAFSIAMIVNYPCLQQQKDRVAAHAGSVLAVVGLIFAAGIFTGILSGTGMVDAMSKSLLAVIPEFLGPYLAVITALVSMPFTFFMSNDAFYYGVLPVLAEAASHYGITAVEMARASIVGQPVHLLSPLVPSTYLLVALAGIEFGDHQRFTLKWAVLVCLCIMFAALLMGIFPLFSTL, from the coding sequence ATGCTGACTTTCCTTGGCTTCGCCATGGTCATCACGTTCATGTTCCTGATCATGACCAAGCGCCTGTCCGCGCTGATCGCCCTGATCATCATCCCGATCCTGTTCGCCCTGTTCGGTGGCTTCGCGCCGAAAATCGGCCCGATGATGCTTGAAGGCATCACCAAGCTCGCCCCGACCGGGGTGATGCTGATGTTTGCGATTCTGTATTTTGCCCTGATGATCGACTCCGGCCTGTTCGACCCGGCCGTGCGCAAGATCCTCAAGCTGGTCAAGGGCGACCCGTTGAAAGTTTCGGTCGGTACCGCCGTTCTGGCGCTCGTCGTTTCCCTCGATGGTGACGGCGCGACCACTTACATGATCTGCGTGGCCGCAATGCTACCGCTCTACAGCCGCATCGGCATGAGCCCACGCATCATGGCGGGCCTGATCATCCTCGCCGGCGGCGTGATGAACATGACCCCATGGGGCGGTCCGACGGCCCGAGCGGCCAGTGCGCTGCATGTGGATCCGTCCGACATCTTCGTGCCGATGATTCCGGCGATGCTGGCCGGTGTCGTGGCGATCCTGGCAATCTCCTACATGTATGGCAAACGCGAGCGCGCACGCTTGGGTGAATTGCACCTGGCAGGTGATGAAATCGACCACAGCGAAATCAGCGTTTCCCAGTTCCCGGATGCCCGTCGTCCGAAGCTGATCTGGTTCAACGGCGCCCTGACCCTGGCCCTGATGTGCACCCTGATCGCCGGCCTGTTGCCGTTGCCGGTGCTGTTCATGGTGGCCTTCAGCATCGCGATGATCGTCAACTACCCGTGCCTGCAACAGCAGAAAGACCGCGTCGCGGCGCACGCCGGCAGTGTGTTGGCGGTGGTCGGGCTGATTTTCGCAGCGGGTATCTTCACCGGCATCCTGTCCGGCACCGGCATGGTCGACGCCATGTCCAAGAGCCTGCTGGCGGTGATTCCGGAATTCCTCGGTCCTTACCTGGCGGTCATCACCGCGCTGGTAAGCATGCCGTTCACCTTCTTCATGTCTAACGATGCATTTTATTACGGGGTGTTACCGGTTCTCGCCGAAGCAGCCAGCCATTACGGCATAACCGCCGTTGAAATGGCCCGTGCCTCCATCGTCGGCCAGCCCGTCCACCTGTTGAGCCCACTGGTTCCGTCGACCTACCTGCTGGTAGCCTTGGCCGGGATCGAGTTCGGCGATCACCAGCGCTTCACCCTGAAGTGGGCAGTACTGGTTTGCCTGTGCATAATGTTCGCCGCCTTGCTGATGGGGATTTTTCCGCTGTTCAGCACTCTATAA
- a CDS encoding DOPA 4,5-dioxygenase family protein, protein MQRIKGYHAHVYFDATTLDQARALCEEAAQLFPLKMGRVHQRPVGPHPDWSCQLAFDPQYIGVVLPWLALNRKGLVIFLHPETGDDLVDHTEHAIWMGAVRPLNLSAF, encoded by the coding sequence ATGCAGCGGATCAAGGGCTACCACGCCCACGTGTATTTCGACGCCACCACCCTCGACCAGGCGCGAGCCCTGTGCGAGGAAGCGGCGCAACTGTTTCCACTGAAAATGGGCCGCGTCCATCAGCGCCCAGTCGGCCCGCACCCGGATTGGAGTTGTCAGCTGGCGTTCGATCCGCAGTACATCGGCGTGGTCCTGCCGTGGCTGGCGCTCAATCGCAAGGGCTTGGTGATTTTCCTGCACCCGGAGACCGGCGATGACCTGGTGGACCACACCGAGCATGCGATCTGGATGGGCGCGGTGCGGCCGTTGAATCTTTCGGCATTTTGA
- a CDS encoding NAD(P)-dependent oxidoreductase: MKNAETPVIKVVLYGAMSSLGSALMAEMLRRQHEVIAILDDLTALAPRPGLRTKTGDLFDPERVKQSVAGANAVVCLLNAPGLPMNSEHVERTLIPGPVEQVLAVDALIAGMQAVNIARLFLVGDFAVLDEEPADDDLQRHAAEEVLDALKNSTLQWTLINAPYAAPGLGIEHFSQVSTSLEPGMAESLERLNRVAVGIADELRLNLHVGEHVSFVAATER; the protein is encoded by the coding sequence ATGAAAAACGCCGAAACCCCGGTCATCAAAGTGGTGCTCTATGGTGCCATGAGCAGCCTCGGCAGTGCGTTGATGGCTGAAATGCTAAGGCGCCAGCATGAGGTCATCGCCATTCTCGACGATCTTACCGCCCTGGCTCCACGTCCGGGCCTGCGGACCAAGACCGGCGATCTGTTCGACCCGGAGCGGGTCAAGCAAAGCGTCGCCGGCGCCAACGCCGTGGTGTGTCTGTTGAACGCGCCGGGGTTGCCGATGAACAGCGAACACGTGGAGCGCACCTTGATTCCCGGCCCGGTGGAGCAAGTCCTGGCGGTGGATGCGCTGATCGCCGGCATGCAGGCGGTGAACATTGCCCGGCTGTTCCTGGTGGGTGACTTTGCGGTGCTCGACGAAGAACCGGCCGACGACGATTTGCAGCGCCATGCCGCCGAAGAAGTGCTCGATGCCCTGAAAAACAGCACGTTGCAATGGACCTTGATCAACGCACCCTATGCGGCGCCTGGCCTGGGCATCGAACATTTCAGCCAGGTCAGTACCAGCCTCGAACCCGGCATGGCCGAATCCCTGGAACGGCTTAACCGCGTGGCGGTCGGCATCGCCGATGAGCTGCGCCTGAACCTGCATGTGGGCGAACACGTCAGCTTCGTGGCCGCCACAGAGCGGTGA
- a CDS encoding choline sulfate utilization transcriptional regulator gives MYDALGNLSLELFRAFEAAARQQSFTAAAIELGTTQPAISQQIKRLEEQLGTRLFDRIYRGIELTEAGTILFEQVQAGLQSIDAGLSAITAQHQHEVLQVATDFAFAAYWLMPRLHRFHAANPQVDVSLVTSERNHNMLRTDIDVAVLFGDGRFKQGESRWLFSEEVFPVCSPLLLKERPLPLPAQDLAEFPLLHLRAGNSNSWFDWSGVFRELGITSPPAPGQLRFDNYTLLIQAAIGGQGVAIGWRHLVDNLLAQGLLCRPIAETVLSRLGYYVVLPQRKRRGVLIRQFVDWLMEEQANSAESLTGLPLPSIAV, from the coding sequence ATGTATGACGCCCTGGGTAACCTGTCCCTGGAACTGTTCCGTGCCTTTGAAGCCGCAGCCCGCCAACAGAGCTTTACGGCGGCGGCGATTGAACTGGGCACCACACAACCGGCCATCAGCCAGCAGATCAAGCGCCTGGAAGAACAACTGGGTACGCGGTTGTTTGACCGGATCTACCGTGGCATCGAACTGACCGAGGCCGGGACGATCCTGTTCGAACAGGTACAGGCCGGCTTGCAGAGCATCGATGCCGGGCTCAGCGCGATCACCGCCCAGCACCAGCACGAGGTGCTGCAGGTCGCCACGGACTTCGCCTTCGCCGCCTACTGGCTGATGCCGCGCCTGCATCGCTTTCACGCCGCCAATCCTCAGGTGGACGTGAGCCTGGTGACCAGCGAACGTAACCACAACATGCTGCGCACCGATATCGACGTTGCCGTACTGTTCGGCGATGGTCGCTTCAAACAAGGCGAAAGTCGCTGGCTGTTCAGCGAAGAAGTCTTTCCGGTGTGCAGCCCACTGCTACTCAAGGAACGTCCCCTGCCCTTGCCCGCCCAGGACTTGGCGGAATTTCCGTTGCTGCACCTGCGCGCGGGCAACAGCAACAGCTGGTTCGACTGGAGCGGCGTATTCCGCGAGCTGGGCATCACCTCGCCGCCAGCCCCCGGGCAATTGCGCTTCGACAACTACACGTTGCTCATCCAAGCAGCGATTGGCGGCCAAGGCGTCGCCATCGGCTGGCGACACCTTGTGGATAACTTATTGGCCCAGGGGCTGCTGTGCCGTCCGATCGCTGAAACGGTGCTGTCGCGGCTGGGGTATTACGTGGTCTTGCCCCAGCGTAAACGGCGCGGTGTGTTGATCAGGCAATTCGTCGATTGGCTGATGGAAGAACAGGCCAACAGTGCCGAATCGCTCACGGGGCTGCCGTTGCCGTCGATTGCTGTTTGA
- the betC gene encoding choline-sulfatase has translation MKRKNILFIMADQMAAPMLPIYGPSPIKLPNLSRLAAEGVVFDAAYCNSPLCAPSRFTLVSGQLPSKIGAYDNAADFPADVPTYAHYLRRLGYRTALSGKMHFCGPDQLHGYEERLTSDIYPADYGWAVNWDEPDVRPSWYHNMSSVLQAGPCVRTNQLDFDEEVVFKAQQYLFDHIREEGDQPFCLTVSMTHPHDPYTIPKAFWDLYDDNDIPLPQTPAQTDLDPHSQRLLKVYDLWDKPLPVDKIRDARRAYFGACSYIDSNVGKLLQTLEDTGLLDDTIIVFSGDHGDMLGEKGLWYKMHWFEMAARVPLLISAPGQFAAGRVGAAVSTADLLPTLVELAGGTLEPGLPLDGRSLVPHLQGQGGHDEVFGEYMAEGTISPLMMIRRGPWKFIYSEDDPCLLFDVRNDPKEVEDLSQSPEHQTLFADFLAEARAKWDIPAIHQQVLASQRRRRFVAQALTLGKLKSWDHQPLVDASQQYMRNHIDLDDLERKARYPQPCQNQ, from the coding sequence ATGAAGCGCAAGAACATTCTTTTCATCATGGCCGATCAAATGGCCGCGCCAATGTTGCCGATCTACGGTCCTTCGCCGATCAAGCTGCCGAACCTGTCGCGCCTGGCGGCTGAGGGCGTGGTGTTCGACGCCGCCTATTGCAACAGCCCGCTGTGCGCGCCGTCGCGGTTCACCCTGGTAAGCGGCCAGTTACCGAGCAAGATCGGTGCGTACGACAACGCGGCGGACTTTCCCGCAGACGTGCCGACCTATGCCCATTACCTGCGCCGCCTCGGCTACCGCACGGCGTTGTCCGGAAAGATGCACTTTTGCGGCCCCGACCAACTGCACGGCTACGAGGAGCGCCTGACCAGCGACATCTATCCTGCCGACTACGGCTGGGCGGTGAACTGGGATGAGCCGGACGTGCGGCCGAGCTGGTACCACAACATGTCGTCGGTGTTGCAGGCCGGCCCTTGCGTGCGCACCAACCAGTTGGATTTCGATGAAGAAGTGGTGTTCAAGGCCCAGCAGTACTTGTTCGATCACATCCGCGAGGAGGGTGACCAGCCGTTTTGCCTCACCGTGTCGATGACTCACCCACACGACCCGTACACGATTCCCAAGGCGTTCTGGGATTTGTATGACGACAACGACATCCCGTTGCCACAGACCCCGGCGCAAACGGACCTCGATCCCCATTCCCAGCGGCTGCTGAAGGTTTATGACCTCTGGGACAAGCCTCTGCCTGTGGATAAGATTCGGGATGCTCGCCGCGCCTATTTTGGCGCGTGCAGCTACATTGACAGCAACGTCGGTAAGCTACTGCAAACCCTGGAAGACACCGGTCTGCTGGACGACACGATCATCGTGTTCTCCGGCGATCACGGGGACATGCTCGGCGAAAAGGGCCTCTGGTACAAAATGCACTGGTTCGAAATGGCCGCTCGCGTACCGTTGCTGATCAGTGCGCCGGGGCAGTTCGCCGCCGGCCGGGTAGGCGCGGCCGTGTCCACCGCCGATTTGCTGCCAACCCTGGTGGAACTGGCCGGCGGCACGCTGGAACCGGGCTTGCCGCTGGATGGTCGCTCGCTGGTGCCGCATCTGCAAGGGCAGGGCGGGCATGACGAGGTCTTCGGTGAATACATGGCCGAAGGCACCATCAGCCCGTTGATGATGATCCGTCGTGGCCCGTGGAAATTCATCTACAGCGAAGATGACCCGTGCCTGCTGTTCGACGTACGCAACGACCCCAAGGAAGTGGAAGATCTCAGCCAATCCCCTGAGCATCAAACCCTGTTCGCCGATTTTCTCGCCGAAGCTCGCGCCAAGTGGGATATTCCGGCGATTCACCAACAGGTGCTCGCCAGCCAGCGTCGCCGTCGTTTCGTCGCCCAGGCGCTGACCCTGGGCAAACTCAAGAGCTGGGACCACCAGCCGCTGGTGGACGCCAGCCAGCAGTACATGCGTAACCACATCGACCTCGACGATCTGGAGCGCAAGGCCCGTTATCCACAACCCTGCCAAAACCAATAA
- the choX gene encoding choline ABC transporter substrate-binding protein: MQKLSTVLTAGLLALSSISAWAEQSCETVKMADPGWSDIAATNAITGFLLDGMGYKAKVDTLAVPITFGGLKDGQVDVFLGNWMPAQQGFYDKFVANGDVTQLAKNLDGTEFTLAVPDYVWDAGVHNFADLNKFADKFDKKIYGIGSGAPANLSLKEIIKTNDFGMGEWKLVESSEQAMLAEVSRAVKKQKFVTFLGWTPHPMNVQLKMHYLKGGEKYFGDTGSVYTLTRKGYAQACPNVGKLLTNLSFTQEMENSIMAEVVNNKVSNADAAKAWIKANPAVLDKWLDGVKTLDGKDALAAVKAKL; the protein is encoded by the coding sequence ATGCAAAAGTTATCCACAGTACTGACCGCTGGACTGTTGGCGTTGAGCAGTATTTCGGCCTGGGCCGAGCAAAGCTGCGAGACCGTGAAGATGGCCGATCCGGGCTGGAGCGATATCGCCGCGACCAACGCCATCACCGGTTTCCTGCTGGACGGGATGGGCTACAAAGCCAAGGTCGACACCCTCGCGGTGCCGATCACCTTCGGTGGCCTCAAGGACGGCCAGGTGGATGTGTTCCTGGGTAACTGGATGCCGGCGCAGCAGGGCTTCTATGACAAGTTCGTGGCCAATGGCGACGTCACGCAACTGGCCAAGAACCTGGACGGCACCGAGTTCACCCTGGCGGTCCCGGACTACGTCTGGGACGCCGGTGTGCATAACTTTGCCGACCTGAACAAATTCGCCGACAAGTTCGACAAGAAGATCTACGGCATCGGCTCCGGCGCCCCGGCCAACCTTTCCTTGAAAGAAATCATCAAGACCAACGACTTCGGCATGGGCGAGTGGAAACTGGTGGAGTCCAGCGAGCAGGCGATGCTGGCGGAAGTCTCCCGGGCGGTGAAAAAACAGAAATTCGTGACCTTCCTCGGCTGGACCCCGCATCCGATGAACGTGCAGTTGAAAATGCACTACCTCAAGGGCGGCGAGAAATACTTCGGCGACACCGGCAGCGTCTACACCCTGACTCGCAAAGGTTATGCACAGGCCTGCCCGAACGTCGGCAAGCTGCTGACCAACCTGAGTTTCACCCAGGAGATGGAAAACAGCATCATGGCTGAGGTGGTGAACAACAAAGTCAGCAACGCCGATGCGGCCAAGGCCTGGATCAAGGCCAACCCGGCGGTGCTGGATAAGTGGTTGGACGGTGTGAAAACCCTGGATGGCAAGGATGCGTTGGCGGCGGTGAAGGCCAAGCTCTGA
- the aroE gene encoding shikimate dehydrogenase, whose amino-acid sequence MDRYVVMGNPIGHSKSPLIHRLFAEQTGQTLDYSTLLAPLEDFAGCAREFFREGRGANVTVPFKEDAFRLADSLTERAQRAGAVNTLSKLADGRLLGDNTDGAGLVRDLTVNAGFSLQGKRILLLGAGGAVRGALEPLLAEAPASVIIANRTVEKAELLAELFADLGPVSASSGFDWLQEPVDLIINATSASLSGDVPPIAASLIEPGKTVCYDMMYGKEPTSFCRWAKEHGAAVAMDGLGMLAEQAGEAFYLWRGVRPDTAPVLAELRRQLAL is encoded by the coding sequence ATGGACCGCTACGTTGTAATGGGTAACCCGATCGGCCACAGCAAGTCGCCGTTGATCCATCGCCTGTTTGCCGAGCAGACCGGGCAAACCCTGGACTACAGCACGCTGCTGGCGCCCCTGGAGGATTTCGCGGGTTGCGCCCGAGAATTTTTCCGCGAGGGTCGTGGGGCAAATGTCACGGTGCCGTTCAAGGAAGACGCCTTCCGGCTGGCCGACAGCCTGACCGAGCGGGCCCAGCGAGCCGGGGCGGTCAATACATTGAGCAAACTGGCCGACGGGCGCCTGTTGGGTGACAACACCGACGGCGCCGGACTGGTCCGGGACCTGACCGTCAACGCCGGCTTCAGCCTCCAGGGCAAGCGCATCCTGTTGCTCGGGGCCGGCGGCGCGGTGCGCGGTGCCCTGGAACCGCTGCTGGCCGAAGCGCCGGCCTCGGTGATCATCGCCAACCGCACGGTGGAAAAAGCCGAATTGCTGGCCGAGTTGTTCGCCGACCTGGGCCCGGTCTCGGCCAGCAGCGGGTTCGATTGGCTGCAAGAGCCGGTGGACCTGATTATCAACGCGACCTCCGCAAGCCTGTCGGGGGATGTACCGCCGATTGCCGCCAGCTTGATCGAGCCGGGCAAGACGGTCTGCTACGACATGATGTATGGCAAGGAACCGACGTCGTTCTGCCGTTGGGCCAAGGAACACGGCGCGGCAGTAGCGATGGATGGCCTGGGCATGCTCGCCGAACAGGCGGGGGAAGCGTTCTACCTGTGGCGCGGGGTACGCCCGGACACCGCGCCGGTGCTGGCCGAGTTGCGCCGCCAACTGGCGCTCTAG
- the hemF gene encoding oxygen-dependent coproporphyrinogen oxidase yields MSTRTEAVKAYLLDLQDRICAVLETEDGGTRFVEDAWTRPAGGGGRTRVIENGTVIEKGGVNFSHVFGSGLPPSASAHRPELAGRGFEALGVSLVIHPHNPHVPTSHANVRFFIAEKEGEEPVWWFGGGFDLTPYYGVEEDCVHWHRVAEQACAPFGPEVYPRYKPWCDSYFHLKHRNEPRGIGGLFFDDLNEWDFDTCFAFIRAIGDAYIEAYLPIVRRRKHDAFTAKQREFQEFRRGRYVEFNLVYDRGTLFGLQSGGRTESILMSLPPQVRWGYDWKAEPGSEEARLTEYFLQDRDWLATA; encoded by the coding sequence ATGTCCACTCGCACCGAGGCCGTGAAAGCCTACCTGCTCGACCTGCAAGACCGTATCTGCGCCGTCCTGGAAACCGAGGACGGTGGCACGCGCTTCGTCGAAGATGCCTGGACCCGGCCGGCCGGTGGTGGCGGTCGCACGCGGGTGATCGAAAACGGCACGGTGATCGAAAAGGGCGGCGTCAACTTTTCCCACGTCTTCGGCAGCGGTCTCCCACCCTCGGCCAGCGCCCATCGACCAGAACTGGCCGGTCGTGGCTTCGAAGCCTTGGGCGTGTCGCTGGTGATCCACCCGCACAACCCCCACGTACCGACCTCCCACGCCAACGTGCGTTTCTTCATCGCCGAGAAGGAAGGTGAAGAGCCGGTCTGGTGGTTCGGTGGTGGCTTCGACCTGACGCCTTACTACGGCGTGGAGGAAGATTGCGTGCATTGGCACCGCGTCGCCGAGCAAGCCTGCGCGCCGTTCGGCCCCGAGGTGTATCCGCGCTACAAGCCTTGGTGCGACAGCTACTTCCACCTCAAGCATCGCAACGAGCCCCGGGGTATCGGCGGCCTGTTTTTCGACGACCTGAATGAGTGGGATTTCGACACCTGCTTCGCCTTCATCCGCGCCATTGGCGACGCCTATATCGAGGCGTACCTGCCGATCGTGCGCCGCCGCAAGCACGACGCGTTCACCGCCAAACAGCGGGAGTTCCAGGAGTTCCGCCGTGGGCGCTACGTGGAGTTCAACCTGGTCTACGACCGTGGCACGCTGTTCGGCCTGCAATCGGGCGGACGGACTGAATCGATCCTGATGTCCCTGCCACCGCAAGTGCGCTGGGGCTACGACTGGAAAGCCGAACCGGGCAGCGAAGAGGCGCGGCTGACCGAGTATTTCCTGCAAGATCGCGATTGGCTGGCGACGGCCTGA